One window from the genome of Flavobacterium agricola encodes:
- a CDS encoding quinone-dependent dihydroorotate dehydrogenase, with protein sequence MYKSVIRPYLFKKDPEQAHYLTFNWLKKVSAIPGVPAMLRAKFLVEDPRLEREVFGIKFKNPVGLAAGLDKDANAFQELSNLGFGFIEIGTITPKPQDGNPKKRLFRLIEDSGIINRMGFNNGGVEAAVKRLQKNKNVLIGGNIGKNKITPNEDAVNDYLICFDALFDVVDYFVVNVSSPNTPNLRALQDKEPLMHLLQTLQNKNFTKAKAKPILLKIAPDLTNEQLLDIIDIVATTKIAGVIATNTTISRDGLISKNQSEIGGLSGKPLTKRATEVIKFLSDNSNKAFPIIGVGGIHSVEDALEKFEAGASLIQLYTGFIYEGPQLIKDINQALLK encoded by the coding sequence ATGTACAAATCAGTAATTCGACCGTATTTATTTAAAAAGGATCCCGAACAAGCGCATTATTTAACTTTTAATTGGTTAAAAAAGGTTTCTGCCATTCCTGGCGTTCCGGCTATGTTGCGTGCCAAGTTTTTAGTAGAAGATCCGCGTTTAGAACGCGAAGTTTTTGGTATTAAATTTAAAAATCCGGTAGGTTTAGCTGCAGGATTAGATAAAGATGCCAATGCCTTTCAGGAATTATCTAATTTAGGATTTGGTTTTATTGAAATCGGAACCATAACTCCGAAACCGCAAGACGGAAATCCAAAAAAACGTTTGTTTCGTTTAATAGAAGATTCTGGAATTATTAACCGAATGGGATTTAATAACGGTGGGGTAGAAGCTGCTGTAAAACGTTTACAAAAAAATAAAAATGTATTAATTGGTGGTAATATTGGTAAAAATAAAATTACCCCGAACGAAGATGCCGTAAACGATTATTTAATTTGTTTTGATGCTTTGTTTGATGTGGTTGATTATTTTGTGGTAAACGTAAGTTCGCCAAACACGCCTAATTTGCGTGCTTTACAAGATAAAGAACCTTTGATGCATTTGTTGCAAACCTTGCAAAATAAAAATTTTACAAAAGCAAAAGCCAAACCTATTTTGTTAAAAATTGCGCCCGATTTAACTAACGAACAATTGTTAGATATTATTGATATTGTTGCAACAACTAAAATAGCAGGCGTAATTGCAACCAATACAACCATTTCGCGCGATGGATTAATTTCTAAAAATCAGAGTGAAATAGGTGGTTTATCTGGTAAACCGCTAACCAAACGTGCTACCGAGGTTATTAAATTTTTATCAGATAATAGCAACAAAGCTTTCCCAATTATTGGAGTTGGCGGTATTCATTCGGTTGAAGATGCGTTAGAAAAGTTTGAGGCAGGCGCAAGCTTAATTCAGCTTTATACGGGTTTTATTTACGAAGGACCACAATTAATTAAAGATATCAATCAAGCGTTATTAAAATAA
- a CDS encoding heavy metal translocating P-type ATPase, protein MTQKQHTEKKFHETNSCCSSEKSSNTAAQSNTKQYLKAALPVVISLFILAAGLYLEQISHPNWFVGNLRFIWYLAAYLPVGLPVLFDAYKSFRNGDFFSEFFLMALATLGAFAIKEYPEGVAVMLFYAIGEAFQDMAVNRAKSSIKSLLDQRPEQVTVLRNGIAQIVQAKNVVIGEIIELKPGEKLGLDGILISEKGSFNTAALTGESKPETKQKNETVLAGMINNNAVTLVQVTTRYEDSKLSRILDLVQNATQQKAPTELFIRKFAKIYTPIVVVLAVLICLVPYFTVSNYVFTDWLYRALVFLVISCPCALVISIPLGYFGGIGAASKHGILFKGSNFLDALAKIEQVVMDKTGTLTEGVFKVQEIIFIDKHNQTELLHWVNKLESYSTHPVATAIHEYVGSLKNDIEIKNVQEIPGLGLSANVYGKNLLVGNFKLLDQFSIPYAININKIGSTVIAIAYNQEFVGYITIADQIKKDAAQTIQNLNTLGVKTTMLSGDKTTVVQQVAKQLQIKNAFGDLLPEDKVNFVKALKTQNQTVAFVGDGVNDAPVVALSDVGIAMGGLGSDATIETADVVIQDDKPSKIPIAIRIGKQTKKIVWQNITLAFVVKGLVLILGAGGLATMWEAVFADVGVALLAILNAVRIQKMQF, encoded by the coding sequence ATGACTCAAAAGCAACATACAGAAAAAAAATTTCACGAAACAAATTCGTGTTGTTCATCAGAAAAATCGAGTAATACTGCAGCACAAAGCAACACAAAACAATACCTAAAAGCTGCGCTGCCGGTAGTAATTTCGCTATTTATATTAGCTGCTGGTTTGTATCTAGAACAAATAAGTCATCCAAATTGGTTTGTTGGAAACTTGCGTTTTATATGGTATTTAGCGGCTTACCTTCCGGTTGGTTTACCGGTTTTGTTTGATGCTTACAAAAGTTTTAGAAATGGAGATTTTTTTTCAGAATTCTTTTTAATGGCCTTAGCAACTTTAGGAGCATTTGCTATTAAAGAATATCCCGAAGGCGTTGCTGTTATGCTATTTTATGCCATTGGCGAAGCTTTTCAGGATATGGCTGTAAACCGTGCAAAATCGAGTATAAAATCACTTTTAGATCAACGTCCGGAACAAGTTACGGTACTTAGAAACGGCATCGCTCAAATAGTTCAAGCTAAAAATGTTGTTATTGGAGAAATTATTGAATTAAAACCAGGCGAAAAATTGGGTTTAGACGGAATTTTAATTTCTGAAAAAGGAAGTTTTAATACTGCAGCTTTAACGGGCGAAAGCAAACCCGAAACCAAACAAAAAAACGAAACGGTTTTAGCAGGAATGATTAACAATAATGCCGTAACCTTGGTTCAAGTTACTACTAGGTACGAAGATAGTAAATTGAGCAGGATATTAGATTTGGTACAAAACGCAACCCAACAAAAAGCACCAACAGAATTATTTATCAGAAAGTTTGCTAAAATTTACACACCAATTGTAGTTGTTTTAGCAGTTTTAATTTGCTTGGTTCCGTATTTTACGGTTAGCAATTATGTATTTACCGATTGGTTATACCGGGCTTTAGTTTTTTTAGTTATTTCTTGCCCTTGTGCATTAGTAATAAGCATTCCTTTAGGATATTTTGGAGGAATTGGAGCAGCAAGCAAACACGGCATTTTATTTAAAGGTAGTAATTTTTTAGATGCTTTAGCCAAAATTGAACAGGTTGTAATGGATAAAACCGGAACCTTAACCGAAGGTGTTTTTAAAGTACAAGAAATTATTTTTATTGACAAACACAACCAAACCGAATTATTACATTGGGTTAATAAACTAGAAAGTTACAGCACGCATCCCGTTGCAACAGCCATTCATGAATATGTTGGTTCTTTAAAAAACGATATTGAAATAAAAAATGTTCAGGAAATTCCAGGCTTAGGTTTAAGTGCTAACGTTTATGGCAAAAATTTGTTAGTTGGCAACTTTAAATTGTTAGATCAATTTTCTATTCCGTACGCAATAAATATAAACAAAATTGGTAGCACCGTTATAGCAATTGCATATAATCAGGAATTTGTAGGTTATATAACCATTGCAGATCAGATAAAAAAAGATGCTGCACAAACCATTCAGAATTTAAATACATTAGGGGTTAAAACAACCATGCTTAGCGGTGATAAAACAACCGTTGTACAACAAGTTGCAAAACAATTGCAAATTAAAAATGCATTTGGTGATTTATTGCCCGAAGATAAAGTAAACTTTGTAAAAGCATTAAAAACACAAAACCAAACAGTTGCCTTTGTGGGCGATGGAGTAAACGATGCTCCAGTTGTTGCCTTAAGCGATGTTGGTATTGCTATGGGCGGATTAGGCAGTGATGCAACAATTGAAACTGCAGATGTAGTAATTCAAGATGACAAACCAAGTAAAATTCCCATTGCTATTCGCATCGGAAAGCAAACAAAAAAAATTGTTTGGCAAAACATAACCTTAGCGTTTGTTGTAAAAGGCCTTGTTTTAATTTTAGGAGCAGGCGGATTGGCCACCATGTGGGAAGCTGTTTTTGCTGATGTTGGCGTAGCGTTATTGGCAATATTAAATGCGGTTCGAATTCAGAAAATGCAATTTTAA
- a CDS encoding methylated-DNA--[protein]-cysteine S-methyltransferase — protein sequence MGTAIGKNPIAVLIPCHRIIQASGKIGEFMWGTTRKKALLIHEILSTKK from the coding sequence ATTGGTACAGCTATTGGTAAAAATCCAATTGCTGTTTTAATACCGTGCCATCGTATTATACAAGCTTCGGGCAAAATTGGAGAATTTATGTGGGGAACCACGCGCAAAAAAGCTTTACTTATTCATGAAATTTTAAGCACTAAAAAATAA
- a CDS encoding YkvA family protein, whose protein sequence is MKNNENQKALEMFDQFKQKKVNDQDIHDAEAKAKNLGKIVKDFRLLIAMFKDGISGVYSISGLTLATLAGAILYVVSPIDAVPDFIPFVGWLDDVAVITFVLANLNSEISKYKKFKKIE, encoded by the coding sequence ATGAAAAATAACGAAAACCAAAAAGCTTTAGAAATGTTTGATCAATTCAAACAAAAAAAAGTAAACGATCAAGACATTCATGATGCCGAAGCAAAAGCTAAAAACTTAGGTAAAATTGTAAAAGATTTTAGATTGCTTATCGCTATGTTTAAAGATGGCATAAGCGGTGTTTATAGCATTTCGGGTTTAACTTTAGCTACGCTTGCAGGTGCAATTTTGTACGTTGTTTCACCAATTGATGCAGTGCCTGATTTTATTCCTTTTGTTGGTTGGTTAGACGATGTTGCTGTAATTACTTTTGTATTAGCTAACTTAAATTCAGAAATCAGTAAATACAAAAAGTTTAAAAAAATAGAATAA
- a CDS encoding ABC transporter ATP-binding protein encodes MSQPIIEIKDIKRNFALGTETVYVLKGVDLTIHKGEYVALMGPSGSGKSTLMNLLGCLDTPTSGKYILNGKDVSKMKDDELADIRNKEIGFVFQTFNLLPRTTALDNVALPMIYAGKNKTERTARATEVLTQVGLETRMDHEPNQLSGGQRQRVAVARALVNYPSIILADEPTGNLDSKTSVEIMRLFDEIHANGNTVILVTHEEDIAEHAHRIIRLRDGIIESDELNPKHIK; translated from the coding sequence ATGTCACAACCAATCATTGAAATTAAAGATATTAAACGCAACTTTGCCTTAGGTACAGAAACCGTTTACGTTTTAAAAGGAGTAGATTTAACCATACATAAAGGCGAATATGTTGCTTTAATGGGGCCGTCAGGTTCGGGTAAATCAACTTTAATGAATCTTTTAGGTTGTTTAGATACACCAACATCGGGTAAATATATTTTAAACGGTAAAGATGTGTCTAAAATGAAAGATGATGAATTGGCAGATATTAGAAATAAAGAAATTGGTTTTGTTTTTCAGACCTTTAACTTATTACCCAGAACAACAGCGTTAGATAATGTTGCGTTACCCATGATTTATGCAGGTAAAAATAAAACAGAACGTACCGCACGCGCAACCGAGGTTTTAACTCAAGTTGGATTAGAAACCAGAATGGATCACGAACCCAATCAGCTTTCTGGTGGGCAACGTCAGCGTGTTGCAGTTGCCAGAGCATTGGTTAATTATCCGTCAATTATTTTAGCTGACGAACCTACAGGAAACTTAGACAGTAAAACATCGGTTGAAATTATGCGTCTTTTTGACGAAATTCATGCTAACGGAAATACAGTAATTTTAGTAACGCACGAAGAAGATATTGCCGAACATGCGCATCGCATTATTCGTTTACGTGATGGGATTATTGAAAGTGATGAATTAAATCCAAAACATATAAAATAA
- a CDS encoding LytR/AlgR family response regulator transcription factor, with translation MKKLVILVVEDEKLVRELLISYIREILGDMQVDIITSSTFSLAKQLIQTNQPELVFLDIRLQDANSFEQIEELNIKDFKLVFTTAYSEHMADSINNLGCFGYLLKPMSLQSVKTIFDRFFAERALPEYKKITLKIANKQVLVSENEIIYCQADNNYCNMFFKGEKQLFTKTLKEFEKTLSPDLFVRAHRSYLVNKNYIKSFDAANNKILVEVDDVAPIEIPVSESHRKKVSELF, from the coding sequence ATGAAAAAATTAGTTATTCTTGTTGTTGAAGATGAAAAATTGGTACGTGAACTTTTAATCTCATATATCAGAGAGATTTTGGGTGATATGCAGGTTGATATTATTACCAGCTCAACCTTTAGCTTGGCTAAACAATTAATACAAACCAATCAACCCGAGCTTGTTTTTTTAGATATTAGATTGCAAGATGCGAACAGTTTTGAACAAATAGAAGAACTAAATATTAAAGATTTTAAATTGGTTTTTACAACGGCTTATTCAGAACATATGGCCGATTCTATTAACAATTTAGGTTGTTTTGGGTATTTGTTAAAACCGATGAGTTTACAAAGCGTAAAAACAATTTTTGATCGTTTTTTTGCCGAACGTGCTTTACCCGAATACAAAAAAATAACCCTAAAAATTGCTAACAAACAAGTTTTAGTTTCAGAAAACGAAATTATTTATTGCCAAGCCGATAATAATTATTGCAACATGTTTTTTAAAGGAGAAAAGCAGCTGTTTACTAAAACCTTAAAAGAATTTGAAAAAACATTATCGCCCGATTTGTTTGTTCGTGCGCACCGATCGTATTTAGTAAATAAAAACTACATTAAAAGTTTTGATGCAGCCAACAATAAAATTCTTGTTGAAGTTGATGATGTTGCACCGATTGAAATTCCTGTTTCTGAATCACACCGTAAAAAAGTTTCCGAATTATTTTAA
- a CDS encoding sensor histidine kinase produces MRHFLSFFFLLCSFLTLAQDLYTRNIHVNNGLFSNNVNKTFVDSEGRVWIGSRGGLARKIMDKFELHPAAQEKKFNNIFDITEDAQGNIWAGSYGLGVLLLSESESRIFNTDTGLVSDFVRNLIVLNNRVYVGTKDGLSVISITDFTIQNFTPQSKDQKDDRSFAITSVFELNQQIYVSTLNDGLFKIEHNKLVLVDAFAGHRINFFKTINHELYFSSSLGFYKLNPQTFKPLKSYNLPDVREMIPLNGAFLLLRSSMVDFTGGLYQLKNETLTNFNTNFNLKSLEYKSFAYDSVFDRLYIGSNEDGLFISELNNSIQYNRNFKEIEAMLFAADKKFIFHENGLSILKNNQEIKTIPNSQFFSYQKANPLNTANKQKLFKLLPFYPEVENFTLKFYKDIYFKDSFFWVPTNIGIFKMDLNGNFVAYLPLHVYHFYIQNNQLVAPIPHNGTVLISNLQTLDHQYFSDFENGKSHPFTPLNVVDMAVTDSAVYFASALEGIYQFKNGKFTSWRTEKWFSVNKIKRITINSKGQLIVVSDFNDIYVFNLDDPKPTLIKTKDFKKIKGASTQFVEELDGVLYVGTNLGINVFYIDGNEKKYFFIDHEQGFTNSEKNTAISHQNQMYILSSTGYFYIDNSYFKNNRNFTANVMLAKFTINDTDKIAQITDADNIQPFALTHDENNIFIEFFLDKVRFPNKLSYYYQLHEDGEWIEVLHDRKIYLPYLAPGEYKLALKIIDNDSSTEITEPIIQFKIKEAFYNTLWFTVICLLVAGAISYISFSSFKKKKKKEIQFLELKHQVLISQLDAHFLFNILSAIKYLKRTADGPAADEVIDLFSDFIRKTLVFTNANKITLNQDISYLKNYVDLVNLGRDEPVEFTTKIAADINIDQVEVLPILMQPFVENCMKYAFPESISHPKITLIISRYPQGLKFELVDNGVGFQVEKQDVKSEKQSLGISIVANRLQIHNKITKQGLHISSDSTGTKVEVFYEQ; encoded by the coding sequence ATGCGCCATTTCCTTTCCTTTTTCTTTTTACTTTGTAGCTTTTTAACTTTAGCTCAAGATTTATATACGCGTAACATTCACGTAAATAACGGCCTGTTTTCTAACAATGTTAATAAAACTTTTGTTGACTCTGAAGGGCGTGTTTGGATAGGTTCTAGGGGAGGGCTGGCTCGTAAAATAATGGATAAGTTTGAATTACATCCGGCCGCACAAGAAAAAAAGTTTAATAATATTTTTGATATTACTGAAGACGCCCAAGGCAATATTTGGGCCGGAAGTTATGGTTTAGGCGTACTTTTACTTAGCGAAAGCGAATCGCGTATTTTTAATACCGATACCGGATTAGTTTCAGATTTTGTTCGCAATTTAATTGTATTAAATAACCGCGTTTATGTAGGTACAAAAGATGGATTGTCAGTTATTTCGATAACCGATTTTACGATTCAAAATTTTACACCGCAAAGTAAAGATCAAAAAGATGATCGCAGCTTTGCTATTACATCAGTGTTTGAGCTGAATCAGCAAATTTACGTTTCAACCTTAAACGACGGGCTTTTTAAAATAGAACATAATAAATTGGTTTTGGTTGATGCTTTTGCTGGGCATCGCATCAATTTTTTTAAAACTATAAATCACGAACTTTACTTTAGCTCTTCGCTCGGATTTTATAAGTTAAATCCACAAACATTTAAGCCCTTAAAAAGTTATAATTTACCCGATGTACGCGAAATGATTCCGCTAAACGGTGCTTTTTTATTGTTGCGATCAAGCATGGTCGATTTTACGGGCGGTTTGTATCAACTTAAAAACGAAACGTTAACCAATTTTAATACAAATTTTAATTTAAAATCGTTAGAATACAAATCGTTTGCGTACGATTCTGTTTTTGATAGGCTATATATTGGCAGTAATGAAGATGGTTTATTTATTTCTGAATTAAATAATAGCATTCAGTACAATCGTAATTTTAAAGAAATAGAAGCCATGCTTTTTGCCGCTGATAAAAAGTTTATATTTCATGAAAATGGCTTATCTATTTTAAAAAATAATCAAGAAATAAAAACAATTCCTAATAGCCAATTTTTTTCGTACCAAAAAGCCAATCCATTAAATACAGCAAACAAGCAAAAACTTTTTAAGTTACTACCTTTTTATCCTGAAGTAGAAAATTTTACATTAAAATTTTATAAAGATATTTACTTTAAAGATTCTTTTTTTTGGGTTCCAACCAATATTGGTATTTTTAAAATGGATTTAAATGGGAATTTTGTTGCCTATTTGCCTTTGCATGTGTACCATTTTTATATTCAAAATAATCAGTTGGTTGCACCAATTCCGCATAATGGTACGGTATTAATTTCCAATTTACAAACTTTAGATCATCAATATTTTTCGGATTTCGAAAACGGAAAATCACATCCGTTTACACCATTAAACGTGGTTGATATGGCCGTAACCGATTCGGCTGTATATTTTGCTTCGGCTTTAGAAGGAATTTATCAGTTTAAAAACGGAAAATTTACTTCGTGGCGAACCGAAAAATGGTTTTCTGTTAACAAAATCAAACGCATTACCATTAATTCAAAAGGGCAACTTATTGTTGTTTCTGACTTTAATGATATTTACGTTTTTAATTTAGATGATCCTAAACCAACGCTAATAAAAACAAAAGATTTTAAAAAAATAAAAGGTGCATCTACCCAATTTGTTGAAGAATTAGACGGCGTTTTATACGTAGGTACCAACTTAGGAATTAATGTTTTTTATATTGATGGCAACGAAAAAAAATATTTTTTTATTGACCACGAACAAGGTTTTACCAATAGCGAAAAAAACACGGCAATTTCGCATCAAAACCAAATGTATATTTTAAGTTCTACCGGATATTTTTATATAGATAACAGCTATTTTAAAAACAACCGAAACTTTACTGCTAATGTTATGTTAGCTAAATTTACTATTAACGATACCGATAAAATTGCGCAGATAACAGATGCCGATAACATTCAGCCATTTGCATTAACTCACGATGAAAATAATATATTTATTGAGTTTTTTTTAGATAAGGTTCGTTTTCCTAACAAGCTAAGTTATTATTACCAATTGCATGAAGATGGCGAATGGATAGAAGTGCTGCATGACCGTAAAATTTATTTACCTTACTTGGCTCCGGGCGAATATAAATTGGCTTTAAAAATTATTGATAACGATTCGAGCACCGAAATTACTGAGCCAATTATTCAGTTTAAAATTAAAGAAGCTTTTTATAATACGTTGTGGTTTACCGTAATTTGTTTGTTGGTTGCCGGTGCAATTTCGTACATCAGCTTTAGCTCGTTTAAAAAGAAAAAGAAAAAAGAAATTCAGTTTTTAGAATTAAAACATCAGGTTTTAATTTCACAATTAGATGCTCATTTTTTATTTAATATTTTAAGCGCGATTAAATATTTAAAAAGAACAGCCGATGGCCCTGCTGCCGATGAGGTAATTGATTTATTTTCCGATTTTATTCGAAAAACCTTAGTTTTTACTAATGCTAACAAAATTACTTTAAATCAGGATATTTCATATTTAAAAAATTACGTTGATTTGGTAAATTTAGGCCGTGATGAACCTGTTGAATTTACAACCAAAATTGCAGCTGATATTAATATAGATCAGGTTGAGGTATTGCCAATTTTGATGCAACCTTTTGTAGAAAATTGTATGAAATATGCTTTTCCAGAATCTATTTCACATCCAAAAATCACTTTAATTATTTCGCGTTATCCCCAAGGGTTAAAATTTGAATTGGTAGATAACGGCGTTGGTTTTCAGGTAGAAAAACAAGATGTAAAATCCGAAAAACAATCGCTTGGAATCAGCATTGTTGCCAACCGTTTGCAAATTCATAATAAAATAACCAAACAAGGGCTGCATATTAGTTCAGATTCTACCGGTACAAAAGTTGAAGTTTTTTACGAACAATAA
- a CDS encoding nuclease-related domain-containing DEAD/DEAH box helicase encodes MAVTFYPEEQAIAFVENQIYTPEQTHLKGEWMIYRELKQALSSSKDSWYVWHNYHSVIKENHEELGKVETEIDFIILSKYGLLVLEVKGGKIVIANDKFYCQTANQELSEIQNPFIQAQKSKYVLLNQYLQQFKNILVTYAVAFPSLAVALNHPKYNEKAIYSKYTKDYTFADIEQFIVYNLKQSAQNLQQTNRYFPENLSDAVMASVAKRFNVNLSDANVFESFNVDFWAHTESFKIIDALQENPRIMVQGDPGTGKTTLALAYAEKNKQFSGLYVCWNKLLKTSNALKFKTRGLDVDVISYYDFLLQHLPNLTVVQANTFSYEQFGQAMQNAITNYLAQQGKTYDYIIVDEAQDLFDRNLDYFIDKMCVTGKGLTQGRSLLLYDLKQGFDAEKREVDEFEFLLKQYYTHYQLNGNKRSIVNEELQNFALDVSYQPLDVLTPTYYNNKNAVLYKPVNGAKEFKKLVNLYKMNVLKADSSLSESDIVLLFQSSILKNYPQIVRVLKELEIEELTELNFETKYLKYSTPIKFKGLEKKNVVLVVSSPNATSKFEWYMGITRAVQTIHMVHLNF; translated from the coding sequence ATGGCAGTAACTTTTTATCCAGAAGAACAAGCGATTGCGTTTGTTGAAAATCAAATTTATACCCCAGAACAAACCCATTTAAAAGGAGAATGGATGATTTACCGAGAATTAAAACAAGCGTTAAGCAGCAGTAAAGATTCTTGGTACGTGTGGCATAATTATCATTCGGTAATTAAAGAAAATCACGAAGAATTAGGAAAGGTTGAAACCGAAATTGATTTTATTATTTTAAGTAAATACGGGCTTTTAGTTTTAGAAGTTAAAGGAGGCAAAATTGTTATTGCCAACGACAAATTTTATTGCCAAACAGCAAACCAAGAACTATCTGAAATTCAGAATCCGTTTATTCAAGCTCAAAAAAGCAAATATGTGCTTTTAAATCAGTATTTACAGCAATTTAAAAACATTTTGGTAACGTATGCGGTTGCATTTCCATCGCTAGCTGTTGCTTTAAATCATCCAAAATACAACGAAAAGGCAATTTATAGTAAATATACCAAAGATTATACGTTTGCAGATATTGAACAATTTATTGTTTACAACCTCAAACAATCAGCCCAAAATTTACAACAAACCAATCGGTATTTTCCAGAAAACTTGTCGGATGCAGTAATGGCATCGGTAGCCAAAAGGTTTAATGTGAATTTATCTGATGCCAATGTTTTTGAATCTTTTAATGTTGATTTTTGGGCGCATACCGAAAGTTTTAAAATTATTGATGCCTTGCAAGAAAATCCCCGTATCATGGTACAAGGCGATCCCGGAACCGGAAAAACAACTTTAGCTTTGGCTTATGCCGAAAAAAACAAACAATTTTCGGGCTTGTACGTGTGTTGGAATAAATTATTAAAAACCAGCAATGCATTAAAATTTAAAACCCGTGGGTTAGATGTTGATGTGATAAGTTATTACGATTTTCTGCTTCAACATTTACCTAATTTAACAGTTGTTCAAGCCAATACATTTTCTTACGAACAATTTGGGCAAGCTATGCAAAACGCTATAACGAATTATTTAGCCCAACAAGGTAAAACGTACGATTATATTATTGTTGATGAAGCGCAAGATTTGTTTGATCGAAATCTAGATTATTTTATTGATAAAATGTGCGTAACGGGTAAAGGTTTAACCCAAGGTCGATCGTTGCTTTTGTATGATTTAAAACAAGGTTTTGATGCCGAAAAAAGAGAAGTTGATGAATTTGAGTTTCTGTTAAAACAATATTACACCCATTATCAATTAAACGGAAATAAGCGCAGTATTGTAAACGAAGAGTTGCAAAACTTTGCTTTAGATGTAAGTTATCAACCTTTAGATGTTTTAACACCAACTTATTATAACAATAAAAATGCTGTACTATATAAACCAGTAAATGGTGCTAAAGAATTTAAAAAATTAGTGAATTTGTATAAAATGAATGTTTTAAAAGCAGATTCATCCTTGTCTGAAAGCGATATTGTTTTGTTGTTTCAATCATCAATATTAAAAAACTACCCACAAATTGTAAGGGTTTTAAAAGAATTAGAAATTGAAGAATTGACTGAACTTAATTTTGAAACCAAGTATTTAAAATATTCTACTCCAATTAAATTTAAAGGTTTAGAAAAGAAAAATGTTGTTTTGGTTGTTTCTTCACCCAATGCAACAAGTAAGTTTGAATGGTACATGGGCATAACGCGTGCCGTACAAACAATTCATATGGTGCATTTAAATTTTTAA
- a CDS encoding Fur family transcriptional regulator codes for MKNIEQKLLHKNTNPTSMRLLIYDYLAKQQHAVSLTEIENYFEKADRVTIYRTLKTFEEKGLVHSVPENNTTKYILCDDDCDEQTHQDWHLHFYCKICKTTTCKEDFILPQNNLTDYRIDEIKFFAKGICEKCLQ; via the coding sequence ATGAAAAACATAGAGCAAAAACTACTACATAAAAATACCAATCCAACCAGCATGCGCTTGCTTATTTACGATTATTTGGCCAAGCAACAGCATGCCGTTTCTTTAACAGAAATAGAAAATTATTTTGAAAAGGCAGATCGAGTAACTATTTACAGAACTTTAAAAACTTTTGAAGAAAAAGGGCTTGTACACAGCGTACCAGAAAACAATACTACCAAATATATTTTATGTGATGATGATTGTGATGAACAAACGCATCAGGATTGGCACTTGCATTTTTATTGTAAAATTTGTAAAACCACAACTTGCAAGGAAGATTTTATTTTACCTCAGAACAATTTAACCGATTATCGAATTGATGAAATAAAATTTTTTGCCAAAGGCATTTGCGAAAAATGTTTGCAATAG
- a CDS encoding carbonic anhydrase: MDFDKIFEHNKKWINKQLENNKNYFGELAEGQSPEVLYIGCSDSRVTAEELMGAKPGQVFVHRNIANMIPNTDLNSQSVINYAVNFLGVKHIVVCGHYECGGIKSAMQQSDLGILNPWLRNIRDVYRLHNKELTAIADEKKRYDRLVELNVQEQCINVMKTAEVQKAIVERNLKVHGWIFDLHTGQIIDLNIDLEAKMQHIQSIYKLV; the protein is encoded by the coding sequence ATGGACTTTGACAAAATATTCGAACACAACAAAAAGTGGATTAACAAGCAATTAGAAAACAATAAAAACTATTTTGGAGAATTAGCCGAAGGGCAATCACCAGAAGTTTTATACATTGGTTGTTCTGATTCACGCGTAACCGCTGAAGAATTAATGGGAGCAAAACCCGGACAAGTTTTTGTACACCGCAACATTGCTAATATGATTCCGAATACCGATTTAAATTCGCAATCGGTAATTAATTACGCAGTAAACTTTTTAGGTGTAAAACACATTGTTGTTTGTGGACATTACGAATGTGGTGGTATAAAATCTGCCATGCAACAATCCGATTTAGGTATTTTAAATCCATGGTTACGTAACATTCGCGACGTGTACCGTTTGCACAATAAAGAATTAACTGCCATTGCTGACGAAAAAAAACGTTACGACCGTTTGGTTGAGCTTAACGTACAAGAACAATGCATTAACGTAATGAAAACAGCCGAAGTACAAAAAGCAATTGTGGAGCGCAATTTAAAAGTTCACGGTTGGATTTTTGATTTGCATACTGGGCAAATTATTGATTTAAATATTGATTTAGAAGCCAAAATGCAGCACATTCAAAGTATTTACAAATTGGTGTAA